TAACCTAGGATGAAACGGCATATTTGTAAAGTCGCTGCTGGACGGTTTCTCTGAATACACGCCACTTGGTCATCTTCAATTTTATTGTGAAAAAAGGCGCAACCTCCATGGCGACGCGGGCGACAGAACCGGACACGACCGGCTGATGATTTCAGGCGCGCTCCGCTTCCGTCAGATCCCGCTCTGGTCCTCCCCTGATCCCTGACCCCTGATCCCTGCTCCCTGCTTTTTCCCTGATCCCTGACCCCTGGTCCCTGATCCCTGCCCCATTTGTGTGCGACGATTGCATTGCAGGAGGGCCGTCATGCGAGCGATGTGGAAGGGTGTCATCCGGATGAAGGACCTCGAGGTTCCGGTCAAGCTCTACTCGGGAGTCGAGGACAAGGCGGTGCGATTCCGATTGCTCCACGCGAAGGACCTCTCTCCCGTGGAGCAGAAGATGGTCAATCCGGCTACCGGGAAGGAGGTCGAGTACTCCGACATCTGGCGCGGCTACGAGGTCCGGCCCGGCGTGTTCGTCATGCTGAAGGATGAGGAGCTGAAACAGCTCGAGCCGGAACCATCGCGCGACATCGAGGTCTCGAGCTTCGGCGCCCCAGAGCTGATCGACCATCGGTGGTACGAGCGTCCTTACTTTCTCGGACCCGACGAGAGCGACGAGGTCTATCAGCAGCTGCATCAGGCGCTGCTCGACGCCGGGGTCGAGGGTCTCGTTCACTGGACGATGCGGAACAAGGCCTATGTCGGGGCTCTTCGCGCCACGGACGAGGGTCTCGTGATCATGACTCTTCGGAACACGAACGAGGTCGTCCTGGCGAAGGATCTCCCGAGACCCGAAGGGCGGGAGCTCGACAAGAAGGAGCGGGAGATGGCGCAACTCCTCATCGACTCGCTCGCGACCGAGCTCGACATGTCGGAATGGCAGGACATGTACCGGAAGCGGGTCCTCGAGCTTATCGAGACCAAGGCGGCCGGAGGCGAGGTCAAGGTGAAGAAGTTCCGCGCGAAGAAGACCGACGACGATTCCCTCACGAAAGCGCTCGAAGCCAGCCTCGCGAAGATGAGAAAGAAGGCCTGACGCGATGCCGAAGGGGGAGGACAAGGGGAAAGAGAAGGGCGCGCGCTCGAGAGCGTTCTGGTCGGGAACGATCTCGTTCGGGCTTGTGAGCGTTCCGGTGGAGTTCTACCCGGCGAACGTCTCGAACCCGGTGGGGCTTCGGATGCTCGCTCCCGACGGCACCCCGCTCGAGCGGAGGTATTACTGCACGAAGGACGGCGATCACGTCTCCTGGAACGAGCTGACCCGCGGGTACGAGCTCGATGGCGAGATCGTCGAGGTCACCGAGGAGGAGCTCGAGGCTGTCGAGCCGGCGAAATCGCGCGACATCGATCTGAGGAACTTCGTTCCCCGGAAGGAGCTCGACCCGATGTTCTTTCGCCGTGCCTACTACCTCGCGCCCGCCGGCCAGTCGGTCAAGGCATACCGGCTGCTCGTCGAGGCGATGGAAGCTTCCGATCGCGCCGGCATCGCAACGTTCGTCATGCGCGGCAAGGAGTACCTCGTCGCGATCATCTCGGAAGACGGCCTGCTCCGCGCCGAGACGCTTCGATTCGAGGACGAGATCCGGAAGATCACCGACGTCGGATTGCCGGAGGGGAAGCCGAAGAAGACCGAGGTGAAAAAGTTCGACAAGGCGATCCGCGATCTGACCGCGAAGAAGCTCGACCTCGACCAGCTCCACGATGACTGGTCGCTGAAAGTGCGGGAGTACGTCACCGCCAAATTCGAGGAGGGAGAGGATGTCGTCGAGTCGTCGGTGAAGGCGCGTTCGGACGACGAAGAAGGGGGCGAGCTCATCGATCTGATGGAAGCGCTCCGCCGCAGTCTCGGAGATGCCGGCAAGAACGCGAAAAAGCCGAAGCGCGCGGCGAAAAAGAAGAGCACACCGACGGTGAAGGCGAGTCTGTCGAAGCTCTCGAAGTCGGAGCTGTACGAGAAGGCGCAGGAGCTCGACATCGCAGGCCGTAGCTCGATGAGCAAGAAAGAGCTGGCCGAGGCGATTGCGGAAGAGTGAAGAGTGAAGAGTGCGGAAGAGTGAAGAGTGAAGAGTGAAGAGTGAAGAGTGAAGAGTGAAGAGTGAAGAGTGAAGAGTGAAGAGTGAAGAGTGAAGAGTGAAGAGTGAAGAGTGAAGAGTGAAGAGTGAAGAGAAAAACCTCCTCCCGTTGATGATTTGATCGCGCGCGCTTTGTTCTCGAGGCCAACCTCAAGCGGTCATTGATTCACGAGATCCAGGAAGCGCGACCAGATCTTCTCCGCGTCGTACGAGCGGAGCACGCGCACCGGACGGGTACCTTCCCCGAAGCTGACGTGCGTATTCGGCCGGATCGTCGCGACCGTATCCTCCATTTCGTACAG
This sequence is a window from Acidobacteriota bacterium. Protein-coding genes within it:
- a CDS encoding Ku protein, which translates into the protein MPKGEDKGKEKGARSRAFWSGTISFGLVSVPVEFYPANVSNPVGLRMLAPDGTPLERRYYCTKDGDHVSWNELTRGYELDGEIVEVTEEELEAVEPAKSRDIDLRNFVPRKELDPMFFRRAYYLAPAGQSVKAYRLLVEAMEASDRAGIATFVMRGKEYLVAIISEDGLLRAETLRFEDEIRKITDVGLPEGKPKKTEVKKFDKAIRDLTAKKLDLDQLHDDWSLKVREYVTAKFEEGEDVVESSVKARSDDEEGGELIDLMEALRRSLGDAGKNAKKPKRAAKKKSTPTVKASLSKLSKSELYEKAQELDIAGRSSMSKKELAEAIAEE
- a CDS encoding Ku protein, which gives rise to MRAMWKGVIRMKDLEVPVKLYSGVEDKAVRFRLLHAKDLSPVEQKMVNPATGKEVEYSDIWRGYEVRPGVFVMLKDEELKQLEPEPSRDIEVSSFGAPELIDHRWYERPYFLGPDESDEVYQQLHQALLDAGVEGLVHWTMRNKAYVGALRATDEGLVIMTLRNTNEVVLAKDLPRPEGRELDKKEREMAQLLIDSLATELDMSEWQDMYRKRVLELIETKAAGGEVKVKKFRAKKTDDDSLTKALEASLAKMRKKA